The DNA sequence ggagagccgcagggtgtgctggggtcttcactcctggtcctggagagccacagggtgtgctggggtcttcactcctggtcctggagagtcgcagagtgtgctggggtcctcactcctggtcctggagagccgtagggtgtgccgGGGACCACTGGCCTAGGGCATGTGAGCCAaaatcagggatgggcaactccagtcctgcctACTCCACTGCCACCAGGCtcaatgagctcattagctaattagctataTGCACCAAATGGACCACAAAAGAAATGCTACAATACAAGAACATTTaccagctgctgtttatatcagggaatgtggctataaatgacagatcatgtaaattattgggctaattgaataattaagagcagaaatttcaggtctgaaatccagaaacagataccttgcccatccctgctctagaTAAACTACAGGTATTACTCATAACATACAGTGCAATCACGACATTACATtctaggcatttggcagacgctcttatacaacaaagtgcaaaacattcttgttactttttaaactaTTTATTCCTTTAGAACTATGTACCATCTATGTGTATGCCTCAGACTACAAACTCAATCTTCTGACTGCTCAGTGAACAAAGGCCTACCTCAAGAATAGAAAAGGGGTGAATATTACTGCATTATACACGTAGTGTTACTGCTCATTATACAAGTAGTGTTACTGTTGTGCATGACTGCAGGTGATCACTGTTGAAAGATTTCTGCTGCGGGAAAAGACTGAAACACATCTGCTTTGACACTTTGACAAGAGAGACTTCTAAAGAAACTTGGAACTTTGCCATTTCtttctgttgtgttttgtgcACTGTGTTGGCAATATTAAAAAGTGGATTTTGTGTTACATTTGATTTGTGGTTTAACTTCTGGAGACATCATgaacatcatttttttttttttttttttttttttttttttaatctgcaaaaataaaaaatctaaatgaaattGCTAAACAGCAAGCCTAGACGATAGTtactagactacaggctactggaatttaatatttttaaaaacactgctCGATATTGTAGCATACATTATACAACTTTGTAGGCCCTTTTCAATCTTAATTGCAGCAGAATAGTTTAGAATCATTTTGAAGTAAgtgccaaattaaataaaaaattttacgAGCCACTGGCTTCAGTGTCTGGGTCATCACGTTTGCGGAAATAGTGTGCTGTcaatatttcagatatttacCCAATATTcagttatatatataatttgactgaaaaaaacTATGTCTCGTATACTTCTGATAATTTCATTTTGTGACAATTGTACATCTTGTCCTTTTATATCAAACCATGAAAGCTTGAAAGAACATTCTATGTACTATTCTGCGTCTGTATATCAGTTATTTCCATGAATGGCTACACGTCAATTACTTTTAAATCTGCGTGAAGTTAATCGCCCCGTTTTTGCTGTGCCAAACCAGCTGGGCAAAACGGGGCAGCCGATTACGCAACAAGGTATCGTCTTACTCCATTATCCCACAAATCAAGCCCAGATCCCCGGGAAATACGCCCAGTTCGCACAGCTTCAGCTTCTCTGAAGCCATTGTCACCGCTGCCAGCCGACAGGAGCCCGGGCGAAAAGGTAGGGGACTGAAAATTTACATTCCGATGTCGCTGTGTGCAATGTAATCCGAAATTTCTTTTCCCAATTCAGCCAGAGGCAGCACCAATTTTAAAGCAAAGTTAGTTCTGCGACTTGGCATGCTACACGTTTTTTCACTGTGAAGCCTTGCTTTTGGACACATTCCAGAAGAAAACAATGCGCGCACTAAAGTAAATTGCTCGTCCCTGTAGCCTATTGTTCTTTCGTAATGACGCAAATTCATCGTGTCTCGACTTCATTGATGCACCTCAGATCCCGGGTGGCCGTAGTGTTGACGTCATCTTTTCGACTAATTTATGTAATCCAGGCTATTATCCGTTATAAGATAAATGCGTAGTAGAGTACATTATGGAAATTAGAGGACATATGCATGAACTATGCATTTTATTCAAACTTTGTCGGTGTATAAGAGAGAGAACATTTGGTCTGACTCGCGATTGGCATGTCATTTGGTTAGATGGTTCGAGGGTTCACTATTTTACTTTTCATGTCCCAGGCGCAGCACATAAAAGACCACACTGATTGCCACGTAGAAATATGTGTGAAAAACACGCAAATATAACATGTTTTCCTATTAGTTGAGACTGAAGCTTTATCATGGCACGATATTAACTATAGGCCTAATACATTTTATCATGAAGTTTTTcctgcaaaagaaaaaactttttcCTACAGCTATGAATAAATGTGATTCAACACAGAAACTACCTTGTCAACTACTCTGGTAAAGCCAGTTTTTCTTCCTCAAACAAAATCCATTCCACAAGTACCTACCGTTTAATTCAGCCGtgtaaaagaaaatgtgcatgtacacataGCCTGCATGCACTGCATGTGCTACATTTAAACTAAAGCCTGCAAAATGGTGGGATCAGTTGGGAAAATTGATTAGCAGCATGTTTAATAGCACAGTTACTACACATCTCAGACGGTGTTAAAGAGCACGTTCGGTCCCCTGTGTTGAACCTGCTCATGACCTGTCCTCTTTTCCCCCGTCGGACAGACGAGGAGGGGAGATGGTTGAAGTGGTGCACATGATTGACAGCGAGGTGTTCCTGGCCTTCTCCACGTACGgcaccatcatcatcctcaaGACCATGCTGGTGTCTCTCTTGTCTGCTTCCTACCGACTCACAAGAAGGGTACAGCTCAGCGTATGAAGACAAATGACAGAATATCGCTGTGTCATATACGATGTAAAATAGTATTGAAAAGTATAATGATTagaacataacataaaaatgaGGACATTCATACAAAGGTATAGTGCCTTACAAAATTTAACAGGACTATCATGTAGAGATATGCACATGATGAACATAGCAAAATGGGCGTATACAAAGACAGAAAGGTATAATTGTACAATATGTTAAAACACAAGAATACAAAAGCACCATCCACCCTGGATTCCGGCACTTAAGCCCGTTAATattactattactgctacttcTATACTCTGTCTTCAAAATAGCAACACCTACATTTTtgtgtattaaaaaaagaaatcatatcTGTCTGACTCTTATGCCTCATAATATAATTCTGACACAAGCTTCATAAAGACAACATGCTTTAAATTAGTTGTCCTAGAAAATATGTAGATTTGTTATATTTTGTAATAAACCGTCCTGTCTTCCCTCCTTCCTGTATCTGAAGGGTTTTAATGGAGACGCTGGATTGATGAAGAGTGACGAAGAGCAGAAGAGGATGGATCCAGACACGCAGCGAATCAGAAGGTAGGCCTGTGGATCCAGAcacgcagccaatcagaaggtAGGCCTGTGGATccagacacacagccaatcagaaggtaGGCCTGTGGATCCAGACACGCAGCGAATCAGAAGGTAGGCCTGTGGATCCAGAcacgcagccaatcagaaggtAGGCCTGTGGATCCAGAcacgcagccaatcagaaggtAGGCCTGTGGATCTCCAGGACGGACATCTGCATTGCAACGGCTGAACCCAGCACATCACACAGCTTGAGAGACttccacatacagtgagcaactagattttaaataaaatcagtcACAATCCTACGCACGCAGAAAAGAAGGTACGAAAAAGTGTCTAAAAGGTacaatgcttgtcactggggtggtaccctagaGGTGTATAACATTGTACCCCTAACCCCGTGATTTATAATGAATCTGTACCTTTTTTACTTGTACAAGATATTCATTAGTATCTAAAGAACATGATTGTACTTTTTCAGGGTGCATTCAGGAAATCTGTGAGCTGTggtgggaaaaagaaaaacgagAATGAAATATCTCTCACATACTTATGAGTCTGACTTTTCTATTTTCTGGTATAAAAAAAGGATCATGATGGAAGCCTTTATAATAGGTATTGCTCTTGGTAACAGAACTGAGACGTcctgcgctgtgtgtgtttgctctccGCAGAGGCCATCAGAATGAGCTGGAGAACGTCCTGTTTGTGCTGATGGGTTTGCTCTATGCCCTGACCGGACCCGACCTCCACATCGCGCTCATGCACTTCCGGGTCTACGTGGGCTCCCGGGTCATCCTCACACTGGCACATATCACCTCCCTGCCCCAGCCTGCCAGAACCCTGCCATTCGCCGTGGGCTTAGCCTGCACCTTGTCTATGGCATACCGGGTATTCTGTACCGCATTGTACCTCTAGAGGGCGCCAACGTCATCCTGACTGCCGCCTGGGGGAAAGATTCGGAAAATGTCTTTTTGTCTGGAAATGATCAGTGTCCCAGCTTGCAAGCGTGAAACTTTGCATTTAGCACAGGCTGGCCCCAAAACACGTATACTCTAATACGGAGAGACAGATAGCCAAATGGTGGCACTACAGGAGTGCTTCAAAAAAATTTTAGTTTGAAAAATCATCAAAAGTCAACCTTTTCTGCTACagttctgaatctgaatctgtgaGGTTATTGTCTCAAGTGAGACTAATTTTTCATACCCTGCAACCTGGTGAAAAGTCCAAAGTCCATTACTTTGTGTAATACTTGGTAATAAAACGTTTTGACTTCTGTTCAGTCTCCACCAAAGGCATCACAGCACATCTAAGTCTTGTGGAAAGCTTAAATATACCCGGAgttatgaattaaaatgtaaaaaatgaatacTGTCCTGTAGCTATAATTTCTCAATTTAGCTCTGTCTTTatgaaaaacaactgagagcTGAAGCAAATACCTTAGAATATTGGTGTAGATAAtagcaaaaaaaatatattcacactttaaaaaaagaaaaaatttggATCTGCATAAAAAAAGTTTATGAAAGTGAGCATATTTTACATGTGAATAATTTTAATATGAGCTTCTCTTCTCGTTACCTTAGCACTCGGCCTTCTggaacaaatggtaaatggtaaacggttagcatttatatagcgcctttatccaaagcgctgtacaattgatgcttctcattcacccattcatacacacactcacacaccaacggcgattggctgtcatgcaaggcgccgaccagctcgtcaggagcatttgggggttaggtgtcttgctcagggacacttcgacacagcccgcgcgggggatcgaaccggcaaccctccgactgccagacgactgctcttactgcctgagccatgtcatgTCGCCCGGCACACATCTCATGCCCCATTCTGAAACCTACACGAGCCCCTCCCTGGGTTTCCCTGTCTCCCTgctctccgtttctctctctggTCTTGTTATCTCTTGTTACATTCTCACTATGTCTCTCTGTTATGAGAGTGGTTTGCCATTAGATTCATCATGTAACGTTTTTGGAGATTCTGTGAAAATGCACTCCAAATAAAGTTGTACTTTTGTCTTGACTATCCTAAGCCTCCCTATGGAAGTGGCCAGTGCTGGCATAAAAGTTCTTCTTTTGAAAAGAGTTACAGTATGCAATAAAAAGCTATTTCAGAAGAGCAGTAAAGGCCTGGCTTTTACCCAGCTCAAGGGGCGGTTTTTTTTATGGAAAGTACTTCTTTTCATGGTCCTTGCAGTGCACAAGTTTATG is a window from the Conger conger chromosome 8, fConCon1.1, whole genome shotgun sequence genome containing:
- the LOC133135680 gene encoding microsomal glutathione S-transferase 1-like; the encoded protein is MVEVVHMIDSEVFLAFSTYGTIIILKTMLVSLLSASYRLTRRGFNGDAGLMKSDEEQKRMDPDTQRIRRGHQNELENVLFVLMGLLYALTGPDLHIALMHFRVYVGSRVILTLAHITSLPQPARTLPFAVGLACTLSMAYRVFCTALYL